In one window of Mauremys reevesii isolate NIE-2019 linkage group 22, ASM1616193v1, whole genome shotgun sequence DNA:
- the LOC120388772 gene encoding transmembrane protein 229B-like, whose amino-acid sequence MGGRAEPLSPLTRWYIYAIHGYFCEVMFTATWAFVAERDWKFQGVTSVWALFIYGTSSLVLERMYLRLQGRCPLLSRCLCYTLWIYLWEFATGYLLRRFDACPWDYSHFRYHLMGLVTLEYALFWFLGSLLLEKLIIGNTLRLRLEGPGPTAAPAGRFAPRKDA is encoded by the coding sequence ATGGGCGGCcgggccgagcccctgagccccctgacccGCTGGTACATCTACGCCATCCACGGCTACTTCTGCGAGGTGATGTTCACGGCCACCTGGGCCTTCGTGGCCGAGCGGGACTGGAAGTTCCAGGGCGTCACCAGCGTCTGGGCCCTGTTCATCTACGGCACGTCCAGCCTGGTGCTGGAGCGGATGTACCTGCGGCTGCAGGGccgctgccccctgctgagccGCTGCCTGTGTTACACCCTCTGGATCTACCTGTGGGAGTTCGCCACCGGCTACCTGCTGCGCCGGTTCGACGCCTGCCCCTGGGACTACAGCCACTTCCGCTACCACCTCATGGGGCTGGTGACGCTGGAGTACGCCCTCTTCTGGttcctgggctccctgctgctggagaagcTGATCATCGGGAACACCCTGCGGTTGCGGCTGGAGGGGCCCGGCCCCACGGCGGCCCCCGCCGGCCGCTTCGCACCCCGCAAGGACGCCTGA